The DNA window CGCCGGCCATCCCCGACTCCCCGCTCTGCTCGGCCATGGAGCCGAGCCCACGGCCCAGGTCGCGCAGCCCTTCGGCGGCCCTGTGCTGCTGCGTCCGCGCCTGGTCCCGCAGTTGCGTGGTGGCCTGGCCGGTCAGGTTCCGTGCCTGCTGCGCCGCCTCCGCGGCCACCTGCCCGCCCTGCTCGGTCGCGGCGTGCGCGACCTGTCCACCCGTCTGCATCGCGTGTTGCCCGACCCGGGACGCCTGCTGCCGGGCCTGCTCCCCCGTGCCGCCGGGGGGCCGGCTCTGGTTGGTTGCCGTCATGGCCCTACTTCCTCCCTCGCGACGGGCCGGCGAAGCTTCTGCTCCGCCCGCCCGGTCACAGCAGATCGGCCGCCAATTGCGGGAGCGCCATCCGGATGAACCGCGAAACCAGCTGTCTTTCGTCGAGATGCGCCTTGCAGTGCGGCCGTGGACTACTGCACGCTTCGGCCTCTCCCGTCTCCGGCAGGTGAGTGCCCACCGGACCTGCCGTTATGCCCGCCCACCCGAACCCAGGTGAACGGCCGGGACCACGTCGGTCAGACCGGCTGAGGCGGCGAGACCCGACTGTCCGTTCCGACCCGCGCTCAGCCCACCCCGGCGGTCGCGACGGGTTCGAACGGTTTGTCCGCGGGCGTGATGGACCGCGCCATCCGAGGGTCGCGGGGCGGGTTGCGTGCTGTGCGCGTGCCGGGACCGGTGAAGAAGACGATCGGGTCGCCGTGCGTGCCGACCGAGGTCACCGGACCACCTCGTAGTGGAGGTGGGTCACGCCGGGGGCCGGGACGGCCTCGACGAGGCGGAGCCGCACGTGCGCGGGAAGCGACTGGAAGTAGGGCCGGCCGCCGCCGAGCAGGACCGGCACCTGGTGCAGGATCACCTCGTCGACCAGTCCCGCGGCGAGGGCCGCCGTCGCGACGCCGCCGCCCATGAGGGCGACATCCTTGTCGCCGGCGGCCTCCCGCGCGACCGCGACCGCGTCCTCGATCCCGGTGGTGACCAGCGTCTGACGGTCGTCGCTCATACCCGGCACCGGCCGGTTGCTGAGCACGATCAGCGGCGCCGTCGGGTGCGGCGTCCCGCCGTGCACCCACCCGGAGTAGTCGTACGTGTTGCGGCCGGCCAGGCTCGCGCCGACGCGCCCGGCCACGGCGTCGAGCACCCGGGCACTGGGCTCGCTCAGGTGGAACCCGTCGAACACCTGGCTGGGGGTGTCACCGTCGAAGAACCAGTCGAACAGCATCGTCCCGTCGCCCAGCCCTCGCCCGGCGCCGGGGTCGCGTCCGGTGATGTATCCGTCGACCGAGACCGACAACGCGATGAACACCTTGCTCATGCCGTACCCCCTCCTCAGTTCCTTCAAGAGACTCCGCGACCGTAACAGCTCAAGTTCCTTAAGGGAACTCAAATTGCTACACTGGCCCCATGCAGCGCACGAACTTCGGCGAGATGGCCTGCTCGATCGCCCGCACGCTCGACGTGATCGGCGAGCCCTGGTCGCCGCTGGTCCTGCGTGACGTGTACGCCGGGCTCACCCGGTTCGAGCAGATCCAGGCGGACCTCGGCATCTCGCGCAAGGTCCTGACCGAGCGGCTGAACCACCTCGTCGACCAGGGGGTGCTCGAGCGCCGGCCCTACGACCAGCGACCCCGGTTCGAGTACGTCCTCACCGAGAAGGGCACCGAGCTGGTCGACCTACTCATGGTCATGGTCCGCTGGGGCGACAAGTGGCTCGCCGGTCCGGCCGGCCCGCCGGTCCTGTACCGCCACCACGCGTGTGGCGAGGTCAGCAGCGTCGACCTGCGCTGTGCACACTGCGGCGAGCCGATGCACGCCGGCGACGTCGACCTGCTTCCCGGCCCCGGTGCGGCGAACTGACGCCGTCCCGGCCACCGCCCCGTCACTGACCGGCGTGCCACGGGCCGCTCAGCGCCCCGCCGCCGGAGCCGGTCGAGGGGCTGACGACGCGCTGGCCGTGGCCCGCCACCAGCGCGGCCAGCCCGGCGCCGGTGGTGTTGAGCAGCACGTCGTGGATGGAGGACACCCGGTCCAGCCGCAGCACATACTGCGCGACCTCGACCAGGACCGAGCAGCCCGCCCAAATCTACCGGGCCCTGGGCCGGGCAGGAGGCGGGCGAATTCACCGTGCGGCGCCCGGCTCCGGCCGAGCGCCGCCGTCGTACTCCGCCGCCTCGCACGGCGAGAGGCCGCCGGCGGCGATGATCGACAGGCGGTCGTCGGAGACCTGGCCCACGCGCCACCGAACTCGGTGCCGCGGCCCGGGCACTAACCCGTACCGGTGCGGCGCGTCGTGCTGAACCGACGCTGGTACGCGGCGGGGCTGATCGACAGTTTCCGGGCGAAGACCCGTCGCATGCTCTCGTAGCTGGGGAACCCGGCCAGGGTCGCGGCCTGCGTCGCGCTGTGCCCCTGGTCGAGCAGTGCCCGGGCCATGTCGAATCGGATGTTCTCCACGTAGCGGGCCGGTGTGGTGGACAGCTCGTCATGGAAGAGCCGGGTGAGGTGCCGGGTGCTCACGTTGAGGTGTTTCGCGAGCTCACCGAGCGAGTGGTCCCCGCGCGGGTTCGCCGTCACCAGGTCGGTGATCGTGCGCAGAGCCGGCGACCGGGGCGGCGGTCCCTGCAGCGGCGCCGAGAACTGGGACTGGCCGCCCGCGCGCTGCATGTACACCACCAGGGCGCGGGCGACCTCGCGCGCCACGTCGGGCCCGTGATCCTCCTCGACGAGCGCGAGCGCCAGGTCGATCCCGGCCGTGACCCCTGCCGACGTGTACGTCGTGCCGTCGCGAACGTAGATCGCGTCGGGCTCGACGCGGGACGTCGGATGCCGCGCGGCCAGCTCGTGCGCGACCTTCCAGTGCGTGGTCGCGCGCTTGCCGTCGAGGAGGCCGGCGGCGGCGAGGACGAACGCCCCGGTGCAGATCGACGCGACCCGACCGGCCGCGGCCGCCGGTGTGCGTACGGCGTCGGCCAGGTCGGCGGGGACACGGTCGCGCGGAAAGCGGTCGGACCCGGCCACCAGCAGCGTGTCGAAAGCCGGCTCCGACGAGACGGCGCCGTCGACCGCGATCCGGACGCCGAGGTTCGTCGTGACGTCCGCACCGGTCGGCGACAGCAACACGATGCGGTAGTCGGCGCCGAACCGGTTCGCCTCCTTGAACACCTCCGCGGGACCGGCGACGTCCAGCAACGTCACCCCGTCGTAGACGAGCATCGCGACGCGATGGGTGCCGCCGGTCACCACTGCGGTCCCTTCCCGGCCGGAGCCGCGTCGGGTCGGCCGGACGCCGGCGGCACCGACCGCCGTCGGGTCGGCGCAGCGGGAGGCTCGGACACCGCTCATTGGTAGCACGCCGGCACCGGAGACGGCGGGCTCTTCGTGGTCAAGATCGCTCACGGTGTGACGTCCAGGTAGCCGATCTCTCCGTGATCTTGAGCCGCTCACACGCTGTCCGGATATGAGGGATTCCTGGCCGGACGAAGGCGGCGCCGTACGACGATCGGTGGGCAGCATGGAGGCCGGAGACAGCAAGCGCGAACATTTCCGGAAGGTCAGAGATCATGCCAGAGGTCATCGCGGGGTTGGAGATTCCGGAGACAGCGGCGGTCGCCGAGGCGACCAGGCGCATCCAGGAGACGACCAGCCCGCTCATCTACCACCATTCCCGACGGGTCTTCTTCTTCGGCCTGATCCACGCGGACCGGCTCGGCATGAAACCGGACCCGGAGCTGCTCTACCTGGCGGCCATGTTCCACGACACCGGCCTCCTGACCCCCTTCTCCGACGTCGAGCAGCGCTTCGAAGTCGACGGGGCCGACCACGCGCGCAAGTTCCTCCTGGACCGGGGTTTCCCGACCGCCGCCGCGGAGACCGTCTGGACGGCGATCGCGCTGCACACCACCCCGGGCATCCCGGACCGGATGGCCCCGGAGATCGCGACCACGTACCTCGGTGTCCTGACCGACGTGCTCGGCCTCGGCCTGGACGGACTGGTACGCGATCAGCTGGACGAGATCCTCGCCGTCCATCCGCGAGGCGACTTCAAGAACGAGTTTCTGCGGACCTACGTCGACGGTCTGAAGGACCGGCCCGAGACCACGAACGGCACCGTGAACTCCGACGTGCTCGAACACTTCATCCCAGGCTTCCGCCGGGTGACGACGGTCGAGCGCATGCTCGGTTCGCCCTGGCCGAGCTGATCGGGCACACGACCACCCCGCACCGACGAACATCCTGGAGAGGATTCGAGCATGCGAGCGATCACCGTACGCGACCGTGAGGCGGGTGTCGGCGGGCTCACCCTGACCGACATGCCCTACCCGCACGCCGCAGAGAACGACGTCATCGTGCGCGTACACGCCGCGGGCTTCACCCCCGGCGAGCTCGACTGGCCGGCAACGTGGACCGATCGCGCCGGTCGCGACCGGACACCCAGCATCCCCGGGCACGAGGTGTCCGGAGTGGTGGTCGAGCTCGGCTACGGAACGACCGGCCTCACCGTCGGCCAGCGGGTGTTCGGGCTGACCGACTGGGCCCGCAACGGCTCCCTGGCCGAATACACCGCGGTGGAGGCCCGCAACCTCGCTCCCCTCGCGGCCGACATCGACCACACCGTGGCCGCCGCGTTGCCCATCTCCGGGCTGACCGCATGGCAGGGGCTGTTCGACCACGGCCACCTCACGACCGGCCAGACCGTCCTCATCCACGGCGCGGCGGGCGGTGTCGGCTCGCTCGCCGTCCAGCTCGCGCGGGAGGTGGGCGCCCGCGTGATCGGGACCGGCCGGGCCGGGGACCGCGATGTCGCGCTCGGCCTCGGTGCGCACACCTTCCTCGACCTGGACGCCGACGAGCTGCCGCAC is part of the Micromonospora halotolerans genome and encodes:
- a CDS encoding winged helix-turn-helix transcriptional regulator, whose protein sequence is MQRTNFGEMACSIARTLDVIGEPWSPLVLRDVYAGLTRFEQIQADLGISRKVLTERLNHLVDQGVLERRPYDQRPRFEYVLTEKGTELVDLLMVMVRWGDKWLAGPAGPPVLYRHHACGEVSSVDLRCAHCGEPMHAGDVDLLPGPGAAN
- a CDS encoding VanZ family protein, with the protein product MWAGCSVLVEVAQYVLRLDRVSSIHDVLLNTTGAGLAALVAGHGQRVVSPSTGSGGGALSGPWHAGQ
- a CDS encoding GlxA family transcriptional regulator; amino-acid sequence: MSDLDHEEPAVSGAGVLPMSGVRASRCADPTAVGAAGVRPTRRGSGREGTAVVTGGTHRVAMLVYDGVTLLDVAGPAEVFKEANRFGADYRIVLLSPTGADVTTNLGVRIAVDGAVSSEPAFDTLLVAGSDRFPRDRVPADLADAVRTPAAAAGRVASICTGAFVLAAAGLLDGKRATTHWKVAHELAARHPTSRVEPDAIYVRDGTTYTSAGVTAGIDLALALVEEDHGPDVAREVARALVVYMQRAGGQSQFSAPLQGPPPRSPALRTITDLVTANPRGDHSLGELAKHLNVSTRHLTRLFHDELSTTPARYVENIRFDMARALLDQGHSATQAATLAGFPSYESMRRVFARKLSISPAAYQRRFSTTRRTGTG
- a CDS encoding NADP-dependent oxidoreductase; protein product: MRAITVRDREAGVGGLTLTDMPYPHAAENDVIVRVHAAGFTPGELDWPATWTDRAGRDRTPSIPGHEVSGVVVELGYGTTGLTVGQRVFGLTDWARNGSLAEYTAVEARNLAPLAADIDHTVAAALPISGLTAWQGLFDHGHLTTGQTVLIHGAAGGVGSLAVQLAREVGARVIGTGRAGDRDVALGLGAHTFLDLDADELPHAGEVDLVLDVIGGDILARSTELVRPGGTVVTIAAPPTVQPKGGRAVFFVVEPDRVRLADLAQRVRTGRLNPIVGAVRPLSEATSAFARRRRTPGRTIIQVADDQGTPQS
- a CDS encoding dihydrofolate reductase family protein, encoding MSKVFIALSVSVDGYITGRDPGAGRGLGDGTMLFDWFFDGDTPSQVFDGFHLSEPSARVLDAVAGRVGASLAGRNTYDYSGWVHGGTPHPTAPLIVLSNRPVPGMSDDRQTLVTTGIEDAVAVAREAAGDKDVALMGGGVATAALAAGLVDEVILHQVPVLLGGGRPYFQSLPAHVRLRLVEAVPAPGVTHLHYEVVR
- a CDS encoding HD domain-containing protein, whose amino-acid sequence is MPEVIAGLEIPETAAVAEATRRIQETTSPLIYHHSRRVFFFGLIHADRLGMKPDPELLYLAAMFHDTGLLTPFSDVEQRFEVDGADHARKFLLDRGFPTAAAETVWTAIALHTTPGIPDRMAPEIATTYLGVLTDVLGLGLDGLVRDQLDEILAVHPRGDFKNEFLRTYVDGLKDRPETTNGTVNSDVLEHFIPGFRRVTTVERMLGSPWPS